The Primulina tabacum isolate GXHZ01 chromosome 1, ASM2559414v2, whole genome shotgun sequence genome contains the following window.
TAATCGATACTCGTTCATTACCCAGTCGGTCTTTGTTCCATGTGGCGCTCTGCCTTGATAGAACACCAGCGTTTTCCGAAAACCCAACGCCTTCTTAGGATTGGACACGCTCAGTATCTTGCGGTCCGACCCAGTGGCCTTCCAGTACCCCTTTTCGGTAACCCGGTTTGGCCTCCCTCCACTCCCATGTTTTCTGTCCCTCTGCACGAAAAAGTACCATTCTCGCTCCCCAATTCTTGCCAAGCCTGGAAGCTCGTCGGGATCATAGTTGTAAATATTTAGAAAACCGATTATATCTACATTCTTGCCAAATATCACACTTCTGAGATAGAAACTGAGGAGCTCCTCTTCAGTTGGATGAAACCGGAATCCAGGCAACTCAAGCTCACATGCACTCCATTCATCCATAGAAAATTAGATCAAAGTGAAATATTGATGGTCAATGAAATTAAAAGCTCGCTTATTTATAGAGTCATAGAGAGAGacacgtatatatatatttgaatcaGTCTTCTGTAATTTTCTATAAAATGGTGTTGTCAAAACTTACATCCAAGAAATGAATCCATAATCATACTTGTAACCTCTGTCAAATCAAATGGGATTTTTTGTAGAGGGTCTAAATCTTGAATCTCGATTCAACTTTAGCATCGATCGtctagaaaaaaatatattcacCCATTGAAAGTTTGAATTCGGAACAGTACTCTCCATTAGTTGGTCTCATAGGTCCAATATTTTGTTGAGTTTTGTATAAAGAATCAAAGCAGTAATTGTGGAAAGTGAGAACCAAAAATAAATTACCATACTTTTACAGCTAACATTAATCGGATCGGCTTCATTCTGTCACCAGCATACCTTTTGCTTTATTACATAGAACAAAATTCAATtatctttattaaaaaaaacattaaataatgACGAACGCGTCGCATGGTTATTGTAAGCAAATTAATTTGTAATTAATGAAAGTGAAAGAAGAAGTCGAGGACAAAAACTTACAAGACTTGGAAAGTCTTCTCCGAAGAGGACAACCAAGAGGTTGACCCATTTCTTGACTCCCATTTTacataattaaattgattgataacTATTTTCATTTGTATGTGTTTGggctaaaaataattaattatgaagCCCACATTAATCACAGGCCCAATTAAATTATATAGGCCCGTAAAATGTGGCAGATTGATTTTTATCGATTCAAAAACTGATCACAGAGCGTCAAAAGAGAAAAAAACGTGGGAGGTTGAGATCGTGGCGTGAAAAGCGGGGAGCGTGGATCATGGGGGAGTGGAGAGAACTGCTCAgcattcagaagaaaatgatcGGCAAACACTAACACAACACAACTCAACTCTACAGACAAATCTGCAAAAGCTCTCTGCTAAAATTCCAATATTCAAGCAATAGTTTTTCAAGCTTTCCAGCATATTTCTAGCAATTTACGTCTTCTCGTTTTAGATTTCATCAACTctatttgttatatttttatgtcttgTAAATTCCTACggtttattgaaaatataaacaatgtcAGGGGTTTATTACTCAAATTCCAATAGTTTTCTTCATTTTGGCGTTATAATTGTTTTAGGAGATTAGAACTGACGGTCAAATTTAGAATTCACTTTCGTTTGTttttagaagttagatttttatcattttcacacAAATCGGTGCACTTTCGCACCTGGCACGTCCGCAATCTCAAATATTGTGCAAACATATTTTTGGCACGCCCAGTGGGACCACACTATGCCGCCAAGAAGAAAGGAAAACGTCAGTCAGGAGAGCGGGGAGTCTCTGGCTAATCAAGAGGGAACTCAGGTCCCCCAGCCAGAGCAACACGCTGTTGAACCACAGGTTGAAGAAGTGGATCTGCAAATTCCTACTACATACGATCAAGTTTCAAACAGGGTGATGGAAGAATTGACTGCTATAAAGATTGAAGAAAACTCAGTGGCATTATCTAAAGCCATGTCTGACTGTTTAAATACTCTACTGAGTAAATCGAATCAGTCTACCCGAGGGGAGCAAAATACCGCTGTCAAAGAGACTGATCAGGGAAGTAACCAAGTCCATGAATTCGACCAGGGAGTTGGAAACTCAAAGGCTGGCGATCCTCGCCGCTCGGAGTTTACTCTCCCAAATCAGCCAGAAAGAAGGTATACACCACCTCACAGAAGAGAAGAAAGCTTAGGAGGGAGGGCTCAGCCATATCCACGTGCTCATGGGGTGGGGAGCTCGAAACAACCAGTTACTCAAGTGTACAGCGTGACCAATCCTCTATACCAACCGGGAGTGTATGAAGATATGTCACACATGGATTATCAAGGATTAGATGGGGGCTTCCCAGGAGGTAATTTTGGTTTAAATGCAGGGTTTCAAGCTCGGGGGGCAAATTACTACCATCTCCAACTCCCCGCTCGGAATATACACGGGATTGATCCAGAAATGGTGAGAGAGGCTGTTCAAGAGCTATATAGGCCGGCCTTGAAACAGATTGGCCGCCCAGAGTTCCACAAACCCAATCCAGACTACATAGACGTGAATAACCCATATCCAAGGGGTTATAGAGTTCATGATTTCAGTTTATTCTCCGGGGAAGATGGCCAGTCCAGCATGGAACACATAGCCAGATTCACCATCCAATGCGGGGAATTAGCCAACTTGGAGAACTTCAACAATCTAAAGTTGCGGCTATTCCCGAATTCCCTCACTGGGACTGCATTCACTTGGTATGCCTCACTCCCCAGAAATTCAGTGATGAATTGGCAAGAAATGGAAAGACAATTTCACATTCAATTCTATAGAACAGAGCCAGAAGTGTGCATTGCCGACTTATCCAGAGTCACTCAAAAGAAAGGAGAGTCTGTGGAATATTTTATCGACAGGTTCAAAAAGATGAAGAATAGATGCAAGGTGTTCTTACCTGAGACAGAGTTCGTGAAGATGGTACAAAAAGAGCTGGATTTTGAATTAAGGAAGAAATTCCAGGGAATGGAGTTCAGGGATTTCTTCGAGCTAGCTGCCAAAGTGGCTGAATACGAAGAACTATTGCGGGAAGACTCgtacaagaagaaaactgctATGGGGTCTTATTATCAGGATGTGGAAGATGTGGCATTGGCAGAGATTCGATCAGCTGGTTCTTGCACAGTTCCCCTGCTAAAAAAGAAGCCAGCAGAACCTGAAAAGAAGAACAGCTCCCAACTCCCCAAATACATGCAGTATACATTTGATGTGTCAAAGACCGAGGAAGTTTTCGCTTTCTTGGTAAAGGAAAAATTCATCACATTCCCACCTGATCACAAGATGCCACCTACAGAAGAGCTGAAGGGACGAGAGTATTGTAAGTACAACAACTCCTACAATCATGCTACGAAGTCTTGTTGGGCGTTCAAGAACATCTTGCAGGACAGAATTAACAAGGGAGTTGTGAAATTCCCTAACAAACAAGAGTCTATGGCGGTGGATGATGATCCTTTTCCCCCAGTAGCTTTGGTTAATGTGAATATGACAGATTTGAGGGATCTTCTCAATGAGAAAAGAAGCCGATCCTTTGCAGTGGAAGACCGAGTAATCAAGAAATACTGGATTCCAAAGGGTCAATTGTTTGAAGCTCATGGAAGGCATAGTGCCGATCGAATGCCAACAGTTCAGCAGCGTTTCCCTAGAAGTGTTGGTGAATCCGCGGCCTTTAGGCCGAGGGATCAACATTTCCTTGAAAGACCAGTGGTGGAAAAACAATGGTTTAGAGGGGAGTCATCTCACAATCATCGGCAAAGGTATTCGGACAGGAGAAATGCATATGAATTTGAGTCACGGAGGGTGGAAACTAGAAAAGTATCAGCTGATCAAGGCAGAGAGCGGCGTTCATACGAAATCtcaaaaggaaaaatgattGAGAGCAGGGGAGCAAAGCCGAGATACGTCCTTCCAGCCAGAGGGGAGTTCAGTGAGTCTTGGAGAGTGGCCCAACACAAAAGGTTCCCTAGGCCACCGACTAGGACACAAAAGAGACGACTGTTGAGAGAAAGAGCTATTGCAAGAAGAGAGGAGTCCGCTAAGTTGAGAAATGAATTCACAATTGATGTTCCAGTCTCCAAGGAGCCAGTGGGGAGTAAATCTAAGTTTGGAAGATCGGCTATTGTGGATAAGTTTgttgaagatgatgatgatttGTTAAGTGAAGAAGATGATCAAGCTAGGAAAACAATTAATTTTCGCGTTGGAGAATTTCACATCACTGTGGATTGTGCCACGGGAGTGGTGATGCTACCAGAGAGATTTAAAATGATAGAAGAAGGGAACGGGGAGTTGATGCCCCATGAATCATCgcaaaaaaaaaagatcaggCAAATAAACTCCCTGAAGGGAGTTCAAGGGTGATTATAAAGGAGGATCACTCAAATAAGCCTAAGCAAGTGATACTTGAGAAGCCTACACCGGCCATGACCAAGCACATAAGGCCGTTGTACATCAAAGCCAACGTGAATGGGAAGCCAGTGTCCAGGGTGTTGATTGACAACGGTTCAGCTGTAAATGTTTTTCCAGTAAGAATGCTGAAAAGTCTGGGAAAAAATGAAGAAGACTTGATTCCTTCGGAAGTTTCGGTTGCTGCATTTACAGGGGAAACCACCAAGACCATTGGGGTATTCCCCGCCGATGTTACTGTGGGGAGTATGTCATCTTTATGTGCATTTTTCGAGGTAACTCCTCCGCCAACTTCCAAGCGTTGTTAGGCAGAGATTGGATCCATGCAAACCAATGCATACCATCCTCAATGCACCAACTGTTATTATTTTGGAAAGGGGATGATGTGGAGGTTGTAGAAGCTGATGGACAGCCGTCTCAAACAAATACAAGTGCAGTTGAGGCTAGATATTACAATGGGGATTTTGGGCCCATCAAAATCCGTAGCAAtagcaagaaagaaaattcactGTACATGCAAACACCAACTCCAAGCTCGGTGTTGGAAAGAATCCTCAAACCTACTATTATCGTGCCGTCTAGGCCGATAATTCAGCCGCTGATTGAGGAGATTGATGATTGATTTGAACCAAAAAGAGAAGGAGGTAGCTGCAACCTCTATATGGAAGGCACATGTGCAGCAAGTACTGGACAAACTAAAGGAAGAGGAAGCATGGGACACTTATGGAACTGAAGTTGTCCAAGAAGAAGAATACGAAGATGATGAGCTCCAAGTCGATGAGTTGTTGATGGCGCCATCTCAAATGGAAGATGGCCAACATGAAGTTCAAGACCCATTGGAAGAGATTAACTTGGGGGAGCTTGAGAATCCAAACGTGGTGTACGTGAGTAAACTACTGGAGGAGCAGTTGAGGCAAGACTTGATCAGCATGTTGAAGGAATACAAAGATTGTTTTGCATGGAGTTATGATGACATGCCAGGGTTGGATCGAAAATTGGTAGAACACCGGCTTCCACTCAAAGAAGGTTTCAAACCATTTCAGCAGCCATCTCGTCGCATGTCAAAAGAAGTCGAATTGAAAGTGAAAGAAGAAGTTGAGAAATTGTTAAAGTCCAAGTTTATAAAACCAATCAGATATACCGAATGGCTTTCGAACATTGTGCCAGTCATGAAAAAGAATGGCAAGGTCAGAATATGCATCGACTTCCGAGATTTGAACTGTGCAACTCCCAAAGATGTATATGTGATGCTGATACCTGATATGTTGATTGATTCAGTGGCTAGGCATGAATTGTTATCCTTCATGGACGGGTCTCGGGCTACAACCAGATCAAAATAGCAGAAAATGACAGTCACAAAACTGCATTCAGATGCCCAGGAGCTGTTGGTACGTTTGATTGGCTTATTATGCAATTCGGGCTAAAAAACGCAGGAGCCACGTATCAAAAAGCTATGAACTCGATCTTTCATGATATGATAGGACATCATATTGAAGTGTATATAGACGATATTGTTGTGAAATCCAAACAAGCCGCTGATCACATTGAACACTTGAGGAAAAGCTTCCAAAGAATGAGGCAACATGAGTTGAAGTTAAATCCATTGAAATGTGCCTTTGGTGTGAAAGCAGGAAACTTTCTGGGATTTCTTGTACATCAGAGGG
Protein-coding sequences here:
- the LOC142517879 gene encoding NAC domain-containing protein 6-like, whose translation is MDEWSACELELPGFRFHPTEEELLSFYLRSVIFGKNVDIIGFLNIYNYDPDELPGLARIGEREWYFFVQRDRKHGSGGRPNRVTEKGYWKATGSDRKILSVSNPKKALGFRKTLVFYQGRAPHGTKTDWVMNEYRLPDSCSHKDIVVCKIYRKATSLEELEQRAAIEEELKAPTMDYVSFSEDIDTTLVEESSRGRSSTGTSLVEDLAELQVPNRDMDWNQDSFWTQFSPTFLPLC